Proteins from a single region of Thermococcus sp. EP1:
- the tgtA gene encoding tRNA guanosine(15) transglycosylase TgtA: MSEFRFEIRARDAAGRIGRIEVNGKKLETPAIMPVVNPKQLIVTPKELKKIGFDIIITNSYIIYKDEKLKEEALEKGIHDLLDYDGIIEVDSGSFQLMRYGGVDITNREIIEFQHKIGVDIGTFLDIPTIPDAPREKAEDDLKITLERAREAEELKNIAMNATVQGSTHLDLRTYAAKRLSEMNFEIHPIGAVVPLMESYRYKDLVDIVIASKVGLRPDRPVHLFGAGHPMIFALAVAMGIDLFDSASYALYAKDDRYMTPEGTKRLEELEYFPCSCPVCSRYTPQELREMPKEERTRLLALHNLWIIREELNRVKQAIKEGTLWELVDERSRSHPKMFAAYKRLLEYKKYLEENEPITKASAFFKVSEEMMRTPVVLRAKTRAEKVKEKFSKTMRHPIFGEIPKYLGLSFPFAQSEGEEDFVIEKPSKDEVKFYVQAVAEYQFGEGASEAFKDVFVELSRKTGMPRQIKVKGKHIATFRAEDGLLTLGIEGAKRLHSFLPYPRMRVVVNEDAEPFAKRGKNVFAKFVIDADENIRPYDEVLVVNKNDELLATGQSLLNGRELKIFQQGLAVKVRRGIER; encoded by the coding sequence ATGAGTGAGTTCAGATTTGAGATAAGGGCGAGAGACGCAGCGGGTAGAATAGGGCGAATTGAAGTCAATGGAAAGAAACTGGAGACTCCGGCAATAATGCCGGTTGTAAATCCAAAGCAGCTTATAGTAACTCCAAAAGAACTGAAAAAGATAGGATTTGACATCATTATCACAAACTCTTATATCATTTACAAAGACGAAAAGCTTAAAGAAGAGGCTCTTGAAAAGGGTATCCATGACCTCCTGGATTATGACGGAATAATAGAAGTGGATTCTGGTAGTTTTCAACTTATGCGATATGGAGGAGTTGACATAACCAATAGGGAGATAATTGAGTTTCAACATAAAATTGGGGTAGACATAGGAACTTTTCTTGACATTCCCACAATACCCGATGCCCCCAGAGAAAAAGCTGAGGACGACCTAAAGATAACTCTTGAGAGGGCTAGAGAAGCTGAAGAACTTAAAAACATAGCAATGAACGCGACAGTTCAAGGCTCAACACATCTTGATTTGAGAACTTATGCAGCCAAAAGACTCAGTGAAATGAACTTTGAGATTCATCCTATAGGGGCAGTTGTTCCTCTTATGGAAAGTTATCGATATAAGGACTTGGTTGACATTGTTATAGCTTCAAAGGTCGGTTTAAGGCCCGATAGACCAGTTCATCTATTTGGGGCTGGACACCCAATGATATTTGCTCTTGCCGTGGCCATGGGGATTGATCTCTTTGACTCTGCATCTTACGCCCTTTATGCGAAGGACGACCGTTACATGACTCCTGAAGGGACCAAACGGCTCGAAGAGCTTGAATATTTCCCGTGTTCTTGTCCAGTCTGCTCTCGTTACACTCCCCAAGAGTTAAGAGAAATGCCAAAAGAAGAGAGAACAAGATTATTGGCCCTTCACAACCTTTGGATCATTAGGGAAGAACTTAACAGAGTAAAACAAGCAATAAAAGAAGGTACTCTCTGGGAATTGGTGGATGAACGCTCGAGGTCCCATCCCAAGATGTTTGCCGCGTATAAAAGACTCCTTGAGTATAAGAAGTATCTAGAGGAAAATGAACCAATAACAAAGGCTTCAGCCTTTTTCAAAGTAAGTGAAGAAATGATGAGAACACCAGTAGTTTTAAGGGCCAAGACAAGGGCTGAGAAGGTTAAAGAGAAATTCTCGAAAACAATGAGACATCCAATTTTTGGGGAGATTCCAAAATATCTTGGCTTAAGTTTTCCTTTTGCTCAAAGTGAAGGTGAAGAGGACTTTGTTATAGAAAAGCCCAGTAAAGATGAGGTTAAGTTTTACGTCCAAGCAGTCGCTGAATATCAGTTCGGAGAAGGGGCAAGTGAAGCGTTTAAGGATGTTTTTGTCGAATTATCTAGGAAAACAGGAATGCCAAGACAAATAAAGGTTAAAGGCAAGCATATAGCAACTTTTAGGGCTGAGGATGGCCTTTTGACTCTTGGAATTGAAGGAGCTAAGAGACTTCACTCATTTCTTCCGTATCCGAGGATGAGGGTTGTTGTCAATGAGGATGCAGAACCTTTTGCAAAAAGAGGAAAAAATGTCTTTGCAAAGTTTGTAATTGATGCTGATGAGAACATAAGGCCTTATGATGAAGTGCTTGTAGTGAATAAGAATGATGAACTTTTGGCAACTGGGCAGAGCTTATTGAATGGTAGAGAACTAAAGATTTTCCAGCAGGGATTAGCTGTAAAGGTAAGAAGAGGAATTGAGCGGTGA
- a CDS encoding inorganic phosphate transporter, translating into MEWVIFPALFMAWAIGVNDSAKAVGTAVGSGLLGFKKAILIIVIFTTLGVFFGGRGVSATVGELAMELSTNSIGIVLFSAATAVTISSMRGLPISTTQSIIGGLVGAILAFNLRVKWGILLRVVFAWILSPLAAAVVAVVVYEIYTRLFKGIKQIQLIEVMYKWLIFTSAAFSAFNLGANELSNVVGLMGVIGVNGFFKGILSLALAFGALTFSYEVIMSIGKKLTPLDPRLAFSSQFGSAIAVTTANVLGLPVSSGQAVIGGVTGLGHYVGNPINWELVRGIVLSWLFTPVISGSLTFLFLHLLP; encoded by the coding sequence ATGGAATGGGTCATATTTCCAGCTCTTTTCATGGCATGGGCTATAGGGGTAAATGATAGTGCAAAAGCAGTTGGCACTGCTGTAGGTTCTGGATTATTGGGATTTAAAAAAGCCATTCTAATTATTGTAATATTCACTACTCTTGGAGTGTTTTTTGGAGGGAGAGGGGTTTCTGCAACTGTTGGAGAGTTGGCTATGGAGTTGAGTACTAATTCAATAGGAATAGTTCTCTTTAGTGCTGCCACAGCTGTTACTATCTCAAGCATGAGAGGTTTGCCTATCTCAACTACTCAATCAATTATTGGAGGGTTAGTAGGGGCAATTTTGGCATTTAATTTGAGAGTAAAGTGGGGAATACTTCTCAGGGTAGTTTTTGCTTGGATCTTATCCCCTCTAGCAGCTGCTGTTGTGGCAGTTGTTGTTTATGAAATTTATACAAGGCTGTTCAAAGGAATAAAACAAATCCAGCTTATTGAGGTAATGTATAAGTGGCTTATTTTCACGAGTGCGGCATTTTCTGCTTTTAATTTAGGGGCAAATGAGCTCTCTAATGTTGTGGGATTAATGGGAGTTATAGGAGTTAATGGTTTCTTTAAGGGTATTCTTTCTCTAGCTCTGGCTTTTGGAGCATTAACATTCAGTTATGAGGTAATTATGAGTATTGGTAAAAAGCTAACTCCCCTTGATCCTAGATTGGCCTTTTCATCTCAATTTGGCTCTGCAATAGCCGTGACTACTGCAAACGTGTTGGGGCTTCCTGTTAGTTCTGGCCAAGCTGTGATTGGGGGAGTCACAGGGTTAGGTCATTACGTAGGTAACCCTATTAATTGGGAGCTAGTCCGTGGTATAGTATTAAGTTGGCTTTTTACTCCAGTGATTTCTGGAAGTTTGACGTTCTTGTTTTTGCATTTGCTTCCGTAG
- the lonB gene encoding ATP-dependent protease LonB — protein sequence MSEEINKIKNERSYGEELDLGLEFQTTEEITVPEKLIDQVIGQEHAVEVIKTAAKQKRHVLLIGEPGTGKSMLGQAMAELLPTENLEDVLVFPNPEDENMPKIKTVPACQGRQIVERYRQKAKEQDNIKSYLLLFVLFVVMLAVLMDRSAQTLLFGVFVLIVSLMALSNMRLRNQALVPKLLIDNCGKRKAPFVDATGAHAGALLGDVRHDPFQSGGLGTPAHERVEPGMIHRANKGVLFIDEVATLSIKMQQSLLTAMQEKKMPITGQSELSSGAMVRTEPVPCDFILVAAGNLDTVDKMHPALRSRIRGYGYEVYMRTTMPDTIENRRKLVRFVAQEVVKDGKIPHFTKDAVEEIVREAQKRAGRKGHLTLRLRDLGGIIRAAGDIAIREGAKYVTREHIFKALQLAKPLEKQLADWYIERKKEYQVIKSEGGEIGRVNGLAVIGEQSGIVLPIEAAVAPAASKEEGKIIVTGKLGEIAKEAVQNVSAIIKRYKGEDISKYDIHVQFLQTYEGVEGDSASISVATAVISTLEEIPVKQNVAMTGSLSVRGEVLPVGGVTPKIEAAIEAGIKQVIIPKANEQDVFLSPDKAEKIEIIPVETIDQVLQIALADSKKKEELISRIKGALPLHA from the coding sequence TTGAGCGAGGAAATTAATAAAATCAAAAACGAACGCTCATATGGTGAAGAACTAGATTTGGGTCTTGAATTCCAGACTACTGAGGAAATTACTGTCCCTGAAAAGTTGATAGATCAGGTAATTGGTCAGGAGCATGCGGTTGAGGTTATTAAGACTGCTGCAAAGCAGAAGAGACATGTTCTATTAATAGGTGAGCCAGGGACAGGAAAGTCAATGCTTGGTCAGGCAATGGCTGAACTTTTACCAACAGAGAATTTAGAAGATGTATTAGTTTTTCCAAACCCTGAAGACGAGAACATGCCAAAGATAAAGACTGTTCCGGCGTGCCAAGGAAGACAAATAGTTGAACGTTATAGGCAGAAGGCAAAAGAACAGGATAATATAAAGTCGTATCTCCTGCTTTTCGTGTTATTTGTTGTTATGCTGGCCGTTCTTATGGATCGTTCAGCACAAACTTTATTATTTGGGGTCTTTGTGCTTATAGTGTCATTAATGGCCCTCTCCAACATGAGGCTCAGAAATCAAGCGTTAGTACCTAAACTGCTCATAGATAATTGTGGAAAAAGAAAGGCTCCTTTTGTTGATGCAACTGGGGCACATGCAGGGGCACTACTTGGAGATGTGAGACATGACCCATTCCAGAGCGGTGGTTTAGGAACTCCTGCTCACGAACGTGTTGAACCAGGAATGATCCATAGGGCTAACAAGGGAGTTCTCTTCATAGATGAAGTGGCAACTTTAAGCATAAAAATGCAACAAAGCTTGCTCACTGCAATGCAAGAAAAAAAGATGCCAATAACAGGACAAAGCGAACTATCAAGTGGTGCCATGGTAAGGACGGAACCAGTTCCATGTGATTTTATCCTTGTAGCAGCTGGAAACTTGGATACTGTTGATAAGATGCATCCTGCCCTGCGTTCAAGAATAAGAGGTTACGGTTATGAAGTTTACATGAGAACTACAATGCCTGACACTATAGAGAACAGAAGAAAGCTTGTTCGCTTCGTTGCCCAAGAAGTTGTAAAAGACGGTAAGATCCCCCACTTCACAAAAGATGCTGTTGAGGAGATAGTTAGAGAGGCCCAAAAGAGAGCTGGTAGAAAGGGGCACCTTACACTTCGCCTTAGGGATCTTGGAGGGATTATAAGGGCTGCAGGTGATATCGCTATTAGAGAAGGTGCAAAATACGTAACGAGAGAGCACATTTTCAAGGCTCTTCAACTTGCAAAACCACTTGAAAAACAGTTAGCCGATTGGTACATTGAGAGAAAGAAAGAATATCAGGTAATTAAAAGTGAAGGTGGCGAGATAGGTAGAGTTAACGGTTTAGCAGTTATAGGAGAGCAAAGTGGTATTGTATTGCCAATTGAGGCTGCTGTGGCACCGGCAGCAAGTAAAGAAGAAGGAAAGATAATTGTCACTGGAAAACTGGGTGAAATAGCAAAGGAAGCTGTGCAAAACGTTTCAGCTATAATAAAGCGCTATAAGGGAGAAGACATAAGCAAGTATGATATCCACGTCCAGTTCTTGCAGACTTATGAAGGAGTTGAGGGTGATAGTGCAAGTATAAGCGTTGCAACTGCTGTCATCTCGACCCTTGAGGAGATTCCAGTAAAACAAAATGTTGCCATGACGGGTTCGTTGAGTGTTAGAGGTGAAGTACTTCCAGTCGGAGGAGTAACACCAAAAATAGAAGCAGCAATTGAAGCAGGCATAAAACAGGTTATAATACCCAAGGCAAATGAACAGGATGTATTCCTAAGTCCAGATAAAGCAGAAAAAATTGAAATAATCCCTGTTGAGACTATAGATCAAGTGCTTCAAATAGCTCTTGCGGATTCAAAGAAGAAAGAAGAACTCATAAGCAGAATTAAAGGGGCCCTGCCCCTTCATGCCTAA
- a CDS encoding CidA/LrgA family protein, which translates to MYKGLAIIFGFLFIGEGITEVLHLPIPGNVIGMILLTFALLFKLVKIEDVEKEAELFIRNMSVMFIPPGVGIIAYWGLIKSQILPITTTLVISFLLTLILTAKLVEYLSGGER; encoded by the coding sequence ATGTATAAGGGGCTTGCAATCATATTCGGCTTTCTTTTCATCGGGGAAGGAATAACTGAAGTGCTTCATCTCCCTATACCAGGGAACGTTATTGGAATGATCCTACTAACCTTTGCGCTCTTATTCAAGCTTGTTAAAATAGAAGATGTGGAAAAAGAAGCAGAGTTATTCATAAGAAACATGAGTGTGATGTTTATCCCACCGGGAGTTGGTATAATCGCATATTGGGGTCTTATAAAAAGTCAAATACTTCCAATAACTACGACACTTGTAATTAGCTTTCTTCTAACATTGATTTTAACAGCCAAGCTGGTAGAGTACCTGAGTGGTGGTGAAAGATGA
- a CDS encoding RidA family protein: MVKREIIYTEKAPQPIGPYSQGILVENPSKILFISGQIPINPETGELIKGDIKEQARQAIENLIAVLEAAGAKVEDVAKVNVYLDDINDFGEFNKVYEEYFGKSKPARAVVQVAKLPKNVKIEIEAIVIFE; the protein is encoded by the coding sequence ATGGTAAAGAGAGAAATAATATATACTGAGAAAGCTCCACAACCAATCGGTCCATACAGCCAAGGAATTCTCGTGGAAAATCCAAGCAAGATACTCTTTATATCAGGCCAGATTCCAATAAACCCTGAAACTGGAGAACTCATAAAAGGAGACATAAAGGAGCAAGCAAGACAGGCAATAGAAAATCTCATAGCTGTTTTAGAGGCAGCAGGAGCCAAGGTAGAAGATGTTGCCAAGGTAAACGTTTATTTGGACGACATAAATGACTTTGGAGAGTTCAATAAAGTCTATGAAGAATACTTTGGGAAATCAAAACCAGCAAGAGCAGTAGTGCAGGTAGCAAAGTTGCCCAAAAATGTTAAGATTGAGATAGAGGCAATAGTAATATTTGAATAA
- a CDS encoding DUF2666 family protein produces MKIEDHIAFTANHKNWKVGDKLLAMESHEIAHFLASISNTVNLKIPEYLTEVMNVAGIMSLAEEIAEKELWEILKTLKSPGTSRKLNPMIFEENKKLKKHLLAVAKALLARETLLKKLTINYPEDPITELRTTLIYHDEHVNFTAKHGSWIVVKRLIIDDKTPMADIARLLSSINETTISKIPIYAEINIKGINEWFADIKKVKSETEIKTLVDKFLHIPIENYAPKEFREHAKIYALRAALEKVGLTIDIPPKPLEKYLEKS; encoded by the coding sequence ATGAAAATCGAAGATCATATAGCTTTTACCGCGAACCATAAAAATTGGAAAGTTGGAGACAAATTACTGGCGATGGAGAGTCATGAGATAGCCCACTTCCTTGCAAGCATATCCAACACTGTAAACCTAAAAATTCCAGAGTATCTAACAGAGGTTATGAATGTTGCCGGAATAATGAGTTTGGCTGAGGAAATCGCAGAGAAAGAACTTTGGGAAATTTTAAAAACATTAAAATCTCCCGGAACTTCAAGAAAGCTCAACCCTATGATATTTGAGGAAAATAAAAAACTTAAAAAACACCTACTTGCCGTGGCAAAAGCCCTATTGGCCAGGGAGACTCTTTTAAAGAAGCTTACCATCAATTATCCAGAGGATCCCATAACCGAGTTACGAACTACCCTTATCTACCATGATGAGCATGTGAACTTTACTGCCAAACATGGAAGCTGGATCGTTGTGAAAAGATTGATAATTGATGACAAAACACCCATGGCGGATATTGCGAGATTACTAAGCAGTATAAATGAAACCACTATCTCAAAGATCCCCATTTATGCAGAGATAAATATAAAAGGAATTAACGAGTGGTTTGCAGACATTAAAAAAGTCAAGAGCGAAACTGAGATAAAAACACTTGTTGATAAGTTCTTACACATACCTATAGAGAATTACGCTCCAAAAGAATTCAGAGAACATGCAAAAATCTATGCATTGAGAGCGGCCCTAGAAAAAGTTGGACTCACAATTGATATCCCACCGAAACCACTTGAAAAATACTTAGAAAAAAGTTAA
- a CDS encoding exonuclease SbcCD subunit D yields the protein MKFAHIADAHLGREQFQQPFRYRDYLNAFRQAIEKSIDERVDFILLAGDLFHVSKPSPKAIRDAVEILNLAKRKNIPVFAIEGNHDKTIRETSIYDLLEHLGLIYTIGIKKTPRESEFQKSVKKGNLYLVYGVFGDIEIYGLRHNNRWQLIKNGRSILKSIFRGGSNSVLMLHQAIDYLAEGTPYKDAFDLKLSEIPEGFRYYALGHIHMKKELRREESGLSGDIIYPGSLERTEIREASHRITYDRRISVKKLEENIKGFYVVEDFEPRFVEIETRPFYNVLIKGKSKIELRNKISDIREYVERDSIVLITLEGVVKGGVHVSEFYDLLKDWDLSYYNFNNRVSSEVVGIDPTKTVDELLNEILSDFERDLFLQLANDPRKFSEELDNFIDWLMDVYKHPKSSREAQVIEEEHKEVQKEDKPKLKGPKAKTIDAWLGMR from the coding sequence ATGAAATTTGCTCACATAGCAGATGCTCATCTGGGAAGGGAGCAGTTCCAACAACCCTTTAGGTACAGAGATTATCTAAACGCTTTTAGACAGGCTATAGAAAAGTCAATAGATGAGAGGGTAGACTTTATACTGCTTGCAGGTGATCTTTTTCACGTAAGTAAACCATCTCCAAAAGCTATTAGAGACGCAGTAGAGATTTTGAACTTAGCGAAGAGAAAGAATATACCCGTTTTTGCAATAGAGGGTAACCACGATAAAACAATAAGAGAAACTTCAATATACGATCTGCTTGAGCATTTAGGATTAATCTACACCATTGGAATAAAGAAAACTCCAAGAGAAAGCGAGTTTCAGAAAAGTGTGAAGAAGGGGAATCTGTATCTTGTCTATGGGGTTTTTGGGGATATTGAAATTTATGGTCTAAGGCATAACAACAGATGGCAACTTATTAAGAATGGACGAAGTATCCTAAAGAGTATTTTTAGAGGAGGTTCTAATTCGGTTTTAATGCTTCACCAAGCAATTGATTATCTTGCTGAGGGCACACCCTACAAAGATGCCTTTGACTTGAAACTCAGTGAGATTCCAGAGGGATTTAGGTACTATGCATTGGGACATATCCACATGAAAAAGGAACTTAGAAGAGAAGAAAGTGGTCTTTCGGGGGATATTATATATCCAGGATCATTAGAACGAACTGAAATTAGAGAAGCGAGCCACAGGATAACTTACGATAGGAGAATAAGTGTTAAAAAACTTGAGGAGAACATTAAGGGCTTCTATGTTGTTGAAGACTTTGAGCCACGTTTCGTGGAAATAGAAACTCGACCATTTTATAATGTCCTAATAAAAGGAAAGTCAAAAATAGAACTCAGAAATAAGATTTCTGATATTAGGGAATATGTAGAAAGAGATAGTATAGTCCTCATAACTCTTGAAGGGGTTGTTAAAGGAGGAGTGCATGTAAGTGAGTTCTATGATCTGTTAAAAGATTGGGATCTTTCATATTACAATTTTAATAATAGAGTGTCTTCAGAGGTAGTGGGGATAGATCCAACGAAAACTGTAGACGAGCTTTTAAATGAGATATTGTCTGATTTTGAAAGGGATTTATTCTTACAACTTGCGAATGACCCAAGAAAGTTCTCAGAAGAACTTGATAACTTTATTGATTGGTTGATGGACGTATATAAACATCCTAAGTCTTCAAGAGAGGCACAAGTTATTGAGGAGGAACATAAAGAGGTACAAAAGGAAGATAAACCCAAGTTAAAGGGCCCCAAAGCTAAGACTATCGATGCTTGGCTTGGCATGAGGTGA
- a CDS encoding glycosyltransferase, producing MLLEILLGIILLWDGYFFLKYLLSLFNPYKTRGHLPLISVLIPAYNEERTIVETIKSVLSQDYPNFEVIVIDDGSEDGTFEKANLISHPNLRVFKKEHEGKARALNFGLSKARGEIIVTTDADTVLAPNALRGLIERIYSKEIVGVGGQVRVLGSSFLERAQDVEHLRIAMFRRAKELEDLSVAPGPISAFRKDALEKIGGFVDSEVEDYATTKEIKKLGKVVYAPRAKAYTKMPKTLKVLWKQRKRWFIGDLKHLGGGFEKDLGFLLLGDFIAFLDILIPVVLLLTKNWSLFTLFMGFEILTSLIPTVVEGGAVVNAVLFPFFLWYWAVFYLSLHVYGYFSKLCHKI from the coding sequence ATGCTGCTTGAAATACTCCTAGGAATAATACTCCTTTGGGATGGTTATTTCTTCTTAAAGTATTTACTCAGTCTTTTTAACCCATATAAAACTAGAGGGCATCTTCCCCTTATTAGTGTTTTAATACCAGCGTACAATGAGGAAAGGACTATCGTTGAGACAATAAAGTCGGTTCTCTCTCAAGATTATCCGAATTTTGAAGTAATTGTCATTGATGATGGGAGTGAAGATGGTACTTTTGAAAAGGCAAACTTAATCTCTCATCCGAATCTTAGAGTTTTCAAAAAGGAACATGAGGGGAAAGCAAGAGCCCTGAACTTTGGTCTCTCAAAAGCCAGAGGAGAGATAATAGTTACCACTGATGCAGACACTGTATTGGCACCGAATGCATTGAGAGGATTGATTGAACGCATCTATTCAAAGGAGATTGTAGGAGTTGGTGGTCAAGTTCGAGTTTTGGGAAGCTCTTTCCTTGAGAGAGCTCAAGATGTTGAACATCTTAGGATAGCCATGTTTAGAAGGGCCAAAGAACTTGAGGATCTAAGTGTTGCTCCAGGTCCAATATCGGCTTTTAGAAAAGATGCCTTAGAAAAAATTGGAGGTTTTGTTGATAGTGAAGTTGAAGATTATGCAACTACAAAAGAAATCAAAAAGTTAGGAAAAGTTGTTTATGCTCCAAGGGCAAAAGCCTATACAAAAATGCCAAAGACACTTAAAGTTCTCTGGAAACAGCGAAAAAGATGGTTTATTGGGGATTTGAAGCACTTAGGAGGAGGGTTTGAAAAAGACTTGGGCTTCCTACTTTTGGGAGATTTTATAGCTTTTTTGGATATATTAATTCCTGTTGTACTTCTTTTAACTAAAAACTGGAGTTTATTCACTCTATTCATGGGCTTTGAAATTTTAACTTCTCTTATTCCTACGGTGGTGGAGGGAGGCGCAGTGGTGAACGCTGTGCTTTTTCCATTCTTTTTGTGGTATTGGGCCGTTTTCTATTTGTCACTTCACGTTTATGGGTACTTCTCCAAGCTTTGCCACAAAATTTAA
- a CDS encoding CidB/LrgB family autolysis modulator: MNTLGIFITIGSFYAFSKIYERKKAFYLNPVLLSIIAIALFLQFTRISYESYMESARFLSFLLGPAVVSLAIPLYKQRGIIKAYSRQIFIGVIFGGTLAILSAVYLIKLLGGSENLLLSIAPKSITTAIAIGVSEKIGGIPPLTAVLVILTGILGNAIGVELLNLSKVRDRVARGLAMGVSSHGLGTARIILDDELSGAVSGLAMALNGIFTSLVLPYLIKFIK; this comes from the coding sequence ATGAATACATTAGGCATCTTTATCACCATTGGCTCTTTCTATGCCTTTTCAAAAATATACGAGAGAAAAAAAGCATTCTATCTAAATCCCGTTTTACTCTCAATAATTGCTATAGCACTCTTTTTGCAATTTACCAGAATAAGCTATGAAAGTTATATGGAGAGTGCTCGCTTTTTAAGTTTCCTACTTGGACCAGCAGTTGTAAGCCTTGCAATTCCTCTCTATAAGCAGCGGGGCATAATTAAGGCCTATTCAAGGCAAATATTTATTGGGGTTATTTTTGGCGGAACTCTAGCTATTCTTAGTGCTGTTTACCTCATAAAACTCCTCGGAGGAAGTGAAAACCTCCTCTTGAGTATAGCCCCCAAAAGTATCACAACTGCAATTGCAATAGGAGTTAGTGAGAAAATAGGGGGAATACCCCCATTAACAGCTGTTTTGGTAATATTAACTGGTATTCTTGGAAACGCGATAGGTGTTGAACTCCTGAACCTCTCTAAAGTGAGAGATAGAGTTGCACGAGGTCTCGCAATGGGAGTTTCATCTCATGGTCTTGGAACTGCCAGGATAATACTCGATGATGAACTTTCTGGGGCCGTTAGTGGGCTTGCTATGGCATTAAATGGGATTTTTACATCTCTAGTCCTTCCCTATCTCATCAAATTCATCAAGTAA
- a CDS encoding ATP-binding protein: MSKVGIVYGESSTDYFTFIVDPRNMPNFGEFVVVKNRNGDEVLAVVKGVRNINWLMGAGKGSYDYIEKTVNVFSKGVIDKSESIIASAKVLGVLKTKEDIERGNFEFRQIPNRVPIKPGEVVKLANDEDLKKIFSNGHIKIGRLLARENVEVGLDVNKLVSRHFAVLAVTGAGKSNTIAVLSKEIIDKTNGTIVILDPHGEYSTLSWRSSRVNPIKATIDPAKIKVSELATLLGVAENAALQRRFLSLAYYTVEWEAKKNSKILGGMAFVNALENKVEEWIRAYESKEKGEDVIIKYYDSQGKQLERKIQSRDLDSLIRLKDYLQELKTNFGEFIKLGNILSEIVPGMVNVIDLSGMEEDQMIALASYLLRGILKHRVQYMKAVRMNDSSKIRETKEKFPALTKPILVIVEEAHIFAPREHKTQAAYWLGKIAREGRKFGIGLGIVSQRPKKLDDDILSQTNTKIILRLVEPHDQRYVQQASEQISEDLLIDIAALGIGEAVVVGFAIPLPAMVKIYNFKEEFNGYYGGGDIDIVKEWSEIEEESEITLEDLAGE, translated from the coding sequence ATGAGTAAAGTTGGTATTGTTTATGGAGAATCAAGCACTGATTACTTTACTTTTATTGTTGATCCAAGGAACATGCCCAATTTTGGCGAATTTGTGGTAGTTAAGAATAGAAATGGAGATGAGGTTCTTGCAGTTGTTAAAGGCGTGAGAAATATAAACTGGCTCATGGGAGCTGGGAAAGGAAGTTATGACTATATCGAAAAAACAGTCAATGTTTTTTCTAAAGGTGTCATCGATAAAAGCGAGTCGATAATAGCTAGTGCTAAGGTTCTGGGTGTTCTTAAGACTAAAGAGGACATAGAAAGGGGAAATTTTGAATTCAGACAGATACCAAATAGAGTGCCCATTAAACCAGGGGAAGTAGTTAAGCTAGCAAATGATGAAGATCTGAAGAAGATTTTTTCTAATGGCCACATAAAAATTGGCCGTCTTTTGGCGAGAGAAAATGTTGAAGTTGGATTGGATGTAAATAAGCTTGTTTCAAGACATTTTGCAGTTTTAGCTGTTACAGGAGCAGGGAAATCTAATACTATAGCAGTTCTCTCAAAAGAAATTATTGATAAGACCAATGGAACCATAGTTATTCTTGATCCTCATGGTGAATATTCAACCCTTTCGTGGAGAAGTTCAAGGGTAAATCCAATAAAGGCTACTATTGATCCAGCGAAAATAAAAGTAAGTGAGCTTGCGACACTCTTAGGAGTTGCAGAGAATGCAGCACTTCAGAGGAGATTCTTGAGTCTGGCCTATTATACTGTGGAATGGGAAGCAAAGAAGAACTCAAAGATCTTGGGAGGCATGGCCTTTGTAAATGCACTAGAAAACAAAGTTGAAGAATGGATTCGAGCGTATGAAAGTAAAGAGAAAGGTGAAGATGTTATTATTAAATATTACGATTCTCAAGGAAAGCAGCTAGAAAGGAAAATACAGTCGCGAGATCTAGACTCACTAATAAGATTAAAGGACTATCTTCAAGAACTTAAAACCAATTTTGGCGAGTTCATAAAGCTAGGAAACATATTATCGGAAATAGTTCCTGGAATGGTTAATGTTATAGATTTAAGTGGTATGGAAGAGGATCAAATGATTGCCCTTGCTTCTTATCTTTTAAGAGGAATATTAAAACACAGAGTTCAGTATATGAAGGCAGTTAGAATGAATGATTCTTCAAAAATAAGAGAAACTAAAGAAAAGTTCCCTGCATTGACAAAGCCCATTCTTGTGATAGTTGAGGAAGCCCATATATTTGCTCCTCGGGAACACAAAACTCAAGCCGCTTACTGGCTGGGTAAGATTGCTAGGGAAGGAAGAAAATTTGGTATAGGGCTTGGTATAGTATCTCAAAGGCCTAAGAAACTTGATGATGATATACTGAGTCAAACAAACACGAAAATAATCCTTCGGTTAGTCGAGCCTCATGACCAAAGATACGTGCAACAGGCAAGCGAACAAATAAGTGAGGATCTGCTTATAGATATAGCTGCTCTTGGAATTGGTGAAGCTGTAGTCGTAGGCTTTGCGATACCGTTACCTGCTATGGTAAAAATATACAACTTTAAAGAAGAGTTTAATGGATATTACGGTGGAGGGGACATTGATATCGTAAAAGAATGGAGTGAGATTGAGGAGGAAAGTGAGATAACACTGGAAGACCTTGCAGGTGAATGA